The Alnus glutinosa chromosome 1, dhAlnGlut1.1, whole genome shotgun sequence region GGTTCACGGGTGAAAAATTTCTCACCTTCAGGGTTGCGGAGCAAGGGCAAAAGGGGCACAAATTTGCCCCGCCCCGTGCCCACCCCTAACGAAGGCTGTGGTGGATATGATGCCGAGGCCGAGGACCATGTTGGGCTTAACATAGTCCACAGCCTTGTCGGTGGCGAGCTTCTTGAAATCGTCTTGTGTGAGGATTGGAGCTGAGAGAGCTTTGATGGAGATGGGTTTGCGGGACTGGGTGCGTAGGTGAAGGGGTTTTGGGTTGCGTGGGATAAGAGGGCTGGAGGTTTGGTGGTGTAGGGAGGAGAACAACGTGAAATTGTCTGAAACACGGGTGAAATGTCTGAAGGTCCATTCGGTAATTGACCGAGTTTAAATAAGGGTAAAATGGAGAACATGCATGGAAAACATCACGTGCGAAGCACATGAGTCTCTCTCCGCCAGAGTAGACGGAAATCACTAACAGATTGATCGCATTGAAAAATTAGGAAACTTCGCTAGGGCACATtccaaatttttaaacattggaggccaaattgaaaaagtaGTCAaactttggggggggggggggggtggttaaTGTATtttcccctttatttttttgccaCTTGGATCTAATTGGCCAGATAAGTGACTGGCGCAATTATGTACGTATGCTGGTCACGAAGGAACAACATCACTAATTGTGTAGACCATCTACAATCGAATCCAGTCAAACTGCTAGTTGGTAGCCGTTATTGTACTAAAGGTCCATCAAGACCCACAAACCTACTGAGATGGATTAAGCCTTTAAGAGCTCGGATATAGAGTTATTAAGCTAAAAGTGCATTGTACTCCTGCATTGATATGTTGCAAAAGAACTGGTTTACatgatgatatattttaatctgAAATCTTTTTACCAAACTAATGAGCTCACTCCATAGATAATTGTCTTCCATGTGATACTGACTCACTAAATCGAGGACTTACACTTGATATGTTTTCACTTGTAAAACATCTTCATGTTTTACAATTAGTCAATAATTATATGGCAAGCCCTATGAGAACTTATGCAACGTGGAGGATCTAGCCAGGCTAGTATTTGAAGAGTTAGACCCTAGCTTGTGAAGTTTTATATGGAATAACTTTGATGGTCGACTTGATGAATTTGTGATGTTTTATTCTTGgtttattcttttatattgCTTTAAGGATAATTTTGAGACTTGTTGTGGGTTTTAGACttgatgttttatatttttatgaaacttTGGAGATTTAACATTTGCTTTGGATATTTAATGCATTATGGTTTATTTAGAATTGATTATCTTGCGATAAGTATTTTATTTCCACTGCTTTTGCCTAGAGTTATAGGAACTAGAGATCCCTTGGAGCTTATTTACTTGGTAAATAGGTCTTACGAGGCACGTCGAGTTAACTAGTTAGTTAaattttgggggcgttacacaaGGCCTCGATGATACTCACGCAACAACTTACAGACTTTTAACTTCTTGTACAAATTTATCGTTGGGTGAAGAGATTCCATGTAGTTCCCTATTTTGACCCTTTGTAATGACTCACcccaaacgacacaatattgtcctcttTTGACTCCCGTGAAACAGACTtaccaggaggtcacccattctggtactactctcgcataagCACGCTTAATTGCGAAATTCTTATAAATTAATGGTCATCATGGCTTTAAATCATGTTGTTTCAAGTAGggtatgaatatatatataaactcatcCACATTAACATACCTAAGCAATGTGGGAattcacaatcaccccctcttgggacccatCGTCCGCTGGTGACCCTCATGGACTTATGCATACTCCTCCCATCTTAGGCCGGGCAATGGTTCTGATACTATTTATAACAACAcacccccaacgacacaatactgtccatttttggctctcccaaaccagacttctcaagaggtcacccatcttggtactactctcacataagcacacttaactgcagagttttgataggttcatagtCATTATGACTTTAAAtcacgttgtgtcaagaaaggtaagaatatacatataactaCATCCATATTCCCATACTTAGGTGATGTTACAAATGGTAGTACAGTCATTGCCCATCCTAAGATGAGGGGaggcgtgcacaagcccatgagggtcgccaatGAGCACTCGCTGTGACGCCAAGAATAGGGTGACCTCATGGGTTGCCAACGTAGACACTTGGTCCCAATAGGGGGTAATTGCAACATCCCACATTACCTGAgtatgggaatgaggatgtacttatatgtatactCATACTCTTCTTGCCATAGCGCGTTTTAAAACCATGATGGTCATTAACCTATCAAAACTttgcagttaagcatgcttatACGACAGTAGTACTGGGATGAGTAACCTCATAGGAAGTCTAATTCAGGGGAGCCAAAAgtgaacaatattgtgtcgttgaggGGTGAGTCATTACACCATTCCAGTCAAACTTCATTCATGAGGTAGTGAAGTCCCATAAAATAGGCCCTAAATATCTTAGCCAAATCAACTCAAGCACTACTTTGCATCCTTCAATGGataatacaaataaatacacCATAAAGATGGCTCATCTCAAATGTTTCTTGACACCTCATCATTTTCCCTACTAAGCAATTTTTCCCTATTTGCCACCAATACTTCTAAGTTCCCCTCTTTCACAAGCATGAGACCCACCTTAAGAGCTGCTTCGAGACTAATGGATTTATGGGTACACTCCCACTATCAACAAGAAGCATGACTTTGCAACGCCCAAGACTACCTTTTAACTCATAGTTCGTGGTCCTTACACACCACTAATTGGATGCAGTGAGATGGTGAGTAGTTCATCATCTCCTTTGTCCATCCTTGCATGCGTATAGGTATCCCCTTCTTGTGATGTCATAACTTCATAATCATCGATTATCTTCAACCAAAATAACTTCGCACATCTATGCCCCGACACTAATTTCTCATCACAATTGAAGCACAATCCTTTATCCTGAAGTTAATGCATCTTTTCGGTCTTGAGGTTTCTCACTTGGGGTGATCAAGCTTTTTTTAGGTAAAGGGAAGGTATAAGAAGGTTGGTAAGAAGTTTTTGAAGCTCACCCAAGGACGGTCGTCGATGTGCTTATTGTTTTGCCTCATACAGTCACACCAATCCAACCGATGCCATGAGGCTCCTCAACCTTCGTACTTGCACTTCAGTGTGGATGGTGTCTTTTAACCCTCTAATAAAGCCCTCCAACTAGTGCTCGAGTGCCAGCCGCCCAACACTACTCAAGAGCCTCTCAAATTAAACTATGCATCTAGTAATCCATCACCAACCTCACTTGCTTTAACATAGATAAATCCCTAACAAAAGTCTCAAAAAGGGTAGGTTCGTACCTTGCATGGAGATCTTCTGTCAAAGCTTCCCATGACACTTCTTCACCTCCCATCTCAAAAAATTTGGTATCAtatgtgacatcccacatcgcctggatATGAGAATGtggatgtgtttatatgtatattcgcacccaTTTTGACGCAACACATTTTGAAGCCGTGACAACCATGAACTTTAcagaactccgcaattaagcgtgcttATACGAGAGTATATAGTATCAGAATAGATGATCTCCTAGAAAGTTTGGTTCAGAAGAaccaaaagcaaacaatattgtgttgttgggggtggatcgttacaccATATTTGTGCATCCCCTTCCAAGTGATATGCAGCTAGAGGCAACTTCTCCTCCTCACCAATTCCTTGAAATTTGAATAATTGTTCTACCCAGTATATCCAGCTTATTGGGTCCTTGTTGCTACTGTATCTAGTAATATCAAGCTTAGCCACCTTAGGCGCATGGTTCGTGGTCCTCTATTACGATTTTTGGAACCTTCTCTTGTGTCCGAACATCGCTCCTCTGTCAACTGATCAAATCGAGAGTTCATGGCAGCAAGTAACTCTTGTATATTGCATAGATCCAAATCAAGTGTAGTCTCCAAGCGTTCTAGTCGTTGTTCGATGTTAGAGGAAGATGATGAAGCCACTATTGGATTTGATACTAAGTTGTTACAAGCCTTTGTGATAGACCGCGTAACAGGACGTTGTATGGGCAAATTTGCAAAATCAATCTTGCAAAGTCTACTTATGATTGCACAAGAACAATGGAAACGTAAAGATTGAGGTTAAAGAGGATCTCGCCTCACAATACAAGGGTTTCTCAATAATTCCTCCATGTCCAAATTTATTCATGATGGAATTATATAAAGAGATGTATTTGGTATCATTTTCTTGgacattttttgcacatctcttttgcAAATCCACAATTGAATTTATGGGGCCACAttattcaatggtggatttgcacatctcttataTGGAAATGGACAAAAGATATACAAGATaatgaaattaaacatttctcatatatatatatatacttacacCCATAGATGGTTGACTTCGAAACAAGAAACACCCAGATAGATTTTTGACTGAGCTTCCATCTCCGGCACACATGCATATTGTTCATACTCGATCAGTTTGTAGGTAAATATATTACAGCCATAAGTTTTTATGGAGACTGCAATTTTCTGCAGTCGTaatcttttattatattttaaggCTTGTgcttgctttaaatcatatatgTATGTAGGTATGTATCTGCCACATCTATGCATGTTTGTATGCTTGCACAAACCATGCTTATGTCTATTAGTATATATAATTACATGCAAATTGTGACACTAATAGACAGATACCCTAGAAAGAAGCTTTTGAAAACCtcttttctttccatatatatCGCACGCAAAGGCAAGGCAAAAGATTCTTTAGTAAAAGCGATGCTGAAAATTTGTGTATTGTGTGCAACACACGTGTTGTTCTCTTTTTGCCAAGGCACCATggtttaaaacaaaatatgttttttttttttttttttttttttttttctctcatgtGGGTCACTCGCCCCATAGGCCCTAGCCTTTTTGTAAACATGGGGTGGTGAGTGGGTATAACAAATGGTTCCTGGACTGGTCCTACCAATTAAAACTGCTTACCCTTTTTGTCCCATTAATTAATTTCCAAGATTCCCACAAAAATTAGCACccaaataaatcaaaatcaaatcgATCGAGAATAACCTGGCAGTTCCATATAAAAGAATCAGAACCATTGGTTCTGAAATCAACTGTCAAATCAGGCATACCCATTCCATCAATAATTCATTAATCTGAAATTTGCAGAATAGGCGAATAGCTCAAAGAAGAAcgcacttttatatatatatatatatttatatattccaATATTATGTATAAAAAGTCATAATTGTGCTGAGAAATTTACAGCTCATGTCAAAACATCACACCCAAAAGACCAAAACGCCACTCACTCCCACGTGCACAAACCCCGTGGGCCCTAACGGTTTATTGGACTAATACAGTAAATACCCACCTATCAAATCAAATGGACCCCGCAAGAACTTGCACGGATTCCAAAATGCACCCAACTGTACGGCCTCCAAAGTAAGTACTTAACGACCTGACAGCAATCTCACAGTTCaagccgtttttttttttttttttttttttttttacaattttcccgtaaataaaaatttcaaaaaaaaaaaaatgtttataatactaccatttttaaaacaatttttttacaaattaacatATCAGTTCATGAATGATGAAATAATAGTTAAGAATAGTTTAAGTATCATTTTATCATTCATGGACTCCTACcttaatttgtaaaattatttgtagtaaaaattgtaatatttgataataatttttttattttttttaaaaaaaatgaggtaccAGCTTGCCACGTGTCCTCGTGAGTGATGGTGAAATAGAATATTCTATAGGAGCCACCATTAACGAGTGAGTGTAGCCACTGCTGCCGAGGGAACCGGCGAGCCGAGGCCGGCTGCAGCAACAACTTCTTGTTGGACAATGGTGGCCATACGATCTTCATTGTAGAGGAACTGGCGGACGATCCTGGAGCTGGGTCCTGCGACGAGATTCTCCCACGCGTCATCGGCTTCTCTGCCCCGCTTTAGGAACACTTCCGTAGCGTCGAGTCGATGCATATTCCTTTCGCACTCGCTGTGAAGGCAACGGATCTTTTCCAATTGGCGACAAGCTAACATGCAAGTATTTTCCTTGATTTTGGCAATGGCCTCCTTAAGAAGCATAGCTCGGGTTCCATCATCGACGGTGGCTTCAACTCGTAGATATTTATCCATCTCCGGCACCCCAATGGAACGCCTAATTCCGCGCGAATAATCGGCTTTGAGGTCAAACATTTTCCTGACCTCATCCACTAAACCGGCTTCCACCATCCGATCGACTCGGTCTGATATAAATGAACGAAGCACGTGAAATGAGACATCGACCCAAATGAAACGAAAGTCGTACTTCATTCGAAATTCAGTACGTTGATTTATTAGAGCTGAAATATAAGAATTGGAACCACCGGCGACGATAGGGAGTCGGTCCCGGCTAGTGATCGATTCCATGGTTGATGTAGCATGGCGGAGAAAATCGTTGGTAGTGAAGTTGGCGTTAGGATCAATTATGCTTAATAAGTGGTGGGGTACCCCGCGGCACTCCTCGTCGGTGACTTTGTTGGTGACTATGTCAAGCCCTTTGTAAACTTGCATTTTGTCGGAATTTACGATCTCCGCCGGATACCGGGTTGCCAGGTCGATTGCCAGCCTTGACTTGCCGGTGCCGGTTGCTCCCATTACAAACACGACCTTATCTTTCCGAAACAAAGGATATTCCATGTTAAAATCCACTAGGCCGGGCCGTAAATTCCCATTACAAACACCAACTTGTTTGCAGTCCAAGACAGAAATTTTCATATGAGTCATATTAAACCTGCCAAGTTCACCAAGAGATGgagtttattaattaattaattaattaattaattaacccgGCTAGGCTTATTTATTAATTGTgagcaaaagagagagagactgcaGGTACGTATATGGAGAAAAATGATGAAGAAGACGCAGACCAAGATAAGCAacagtaagaaaaaaaaaaaaaaaaaaaaaaaaaacatttaatacATATAAAAGCCATACAAAATTGAAAACTGCCCACATGGTTTCGAGGACCACCTTACCTTTGAGATATACAAAAGTACGTACGCGGCGACCCTGTGGAAAAACGGCGCACAATTTTGTGTCTTTCTCAACACAACAAAAGCAACGAAAAAGAGCGGAAGAGGAGGAGCGAgggagcagagagagagagggagagagagcctGCTAATTTGCTAAAGGAAAGGAAAGGTTGCAAAAATAAAGGGTTATGATAGATATCTATGGACCAAATTGCTTTCTCTTATGTGCACCACAGAAGGTTTTCAAATATTTATCTTCTTAACTTTGGGAATAAAACGAATCGTATTTGACTAAAGAGCACttctatttctatatatatatatatatatatatatatggaggagAGTTGTGGGCTTTCGATGTTATGACATGAGGTACAGCGGGTTGGAGATTATGGCGATGAATTTATAGGAAGATCGAgctgaaaaataataacaattatGGGAAAAGACTAATGCAACACCCAGTGGCAAGGGTTTCCATGGGCCCAGCCTGGACTCCACCGGCACTCACCACACAAAGGTGCTTGcatgttcttctttttttagcAATTAAGGACGATGCAAAGAACATCATTTTAATTCCACGTGTTGCCGTTTGATCTTGCCCACTGCTAGCCTAGCCTAGCCTACTGGGCAAGTTTCGTACACCCCATGTTACTGGATCATTCGtctatgattttatttttaaagatttaaggATTAGGGTAtgctcaaattatttgtttaaatttaacaaaatttgaattaatCACTTATCAGATAGATAATGTAGATTTTATAAGTagcttttttataattatctatttgaattcttttaaattcagttaaaaaaaaaattagaaaattctaatctcaaaaatttaatggtGCAAATATTGactcaaaataaatatattaaaacaacTTCTCCCTTGTTCACGCAAAACGAAAAGGGTCTATTTCGAGGAGTCCACTCTGGCGTTGGTACGGATAAAATATTGGGCTACATGCAATGCCCGTAAATtcttcggaaaaaaaaaaaaaaaatcatgcccgtaaaaaatatatttataaaggaatacatatatatatataggacaatGTTTTGGGACCACGTTGATGATCAATTAATAGCATGTTTTATAGGTTAAATGTATATCAACGAAAAACGTACCTATAGTAAATTGTGATCAGGGCCGCCCCTATTACATAGATATTTAATATTTGGAAAGTTCATGTAATTAAGGGTCACCATTCCAATGGCTTAAAGATCGGAGGTACAtgcatatgaaaatatattttggttaATTAAGAATTAGTAAAGCTCAAAGCAGGAGGTGGTGCTCGATCGCTTGATCatcaaatttcttaattaattttatccAGGGAAAAAGATCGAATTTCTTAATTTTGGTCAAAGTATGTCCTTATAtatatcccttttttttttttttataaaatattaaaattagagAATCCAGATGACCACCAACTGGGTGGGTCACAGAGCAGCGGGCAGAAAggatttattaattaatttccttTTAGGCGGCCTGATACCTgagtaatttatatatatttaattcatttaaaagtCCCGTACGTACATTTTGAAGCTGATTCCTAATTATAGTTTCCTCCTCGTCATTATATTCTTACCGTTGAGGAGGCCAGGAGTGAGGTTCACAATCACGCTGTACATGTCATTTTATGAATCAAGCAACCATTGAACGTGTTTTATAGAGGAATCTTGCCAAAATTAGTATTTGGACTGGAGAATATTTCATCACCTCGATCACTGTCAACTTTACCTTGCCCTTGCCCCTTCAGCTCCTTTACTGCCTAGtctatatcaaaatatagaGTAAAATAAGCGGGAGAATATTGAGGGAAAACAGATTTCAGTAAAATAAGTGGGAGAATATTGAGGGAAAACAGATTGCAGGGGGTACGGTTCTTTATTTTATCGCCTATGTCCATAAATTCTCTCTATTACAATATGTATCATACAGTTACCACATGCACACGTCAAAAGTTCAGTATAAGAGACATGTAAAAAAGACCAAGATCGAGTCAGAGCTAGTGACACATTTGGGGCTTTGATGATTAAGTTAGTGAGAATGAGATTGAAAAGGCGCATGAACTGATCAATGTAAGCAAGAAATAAGTATGAGAGAACTTGTGTGCTTGTGATGTGGATcgctttatttttttataaaggtttttcctcttttatatGGTTGGCATGCAGGCTCAACTGAGTGTCGAACGTCAAAGGGACCCATATAAAAAGTGGCACATTCTAGTAATAAGTCACTAAATTGGTGGATACCATTTTATAAATTGGTGgatatcatttatatatatatatatatatatataataaagacAAATATAGTAACATTGGAACCATTTTGCACACATTGTGCAAAACCATGGCATTCCATAGTTTTCTATAAACCGTGGTctacataatattatatacctctcaaactaaaaatggtctactttttttttattgataaggGAAATGGTTACAAATGAGAGACTTTTCTCTACTCGTAATTCATATATAAGAGAGAATGGAAGACCAGCTGAAAATGCTTACAAACACAAGTTGAGAGGCAACCTATTTAGCTAAA contains the following coding sequences:
- the LOC133881999 gene encoding adenylate isopentenyltransferase 5, chloroplastic, with the translated sequence MTHMKISVLDCKQVGVCNGNLRPGLVDFNMEYPLFRKDKVVFVMGATGTGKSRLAIDLATRYPAEIVNSDKMQVYKGLDIVTNKVTDEECRGVPHHLLSIIDPNANFTTNDFLRHATSTMESITSRDRLPIVAGGSNSYISALINQRTEFRMKYDFRFIWVDVSFHVLRSFISDRVDRMVEAGLVDEVRKMFDLKADYSRGIRRSIGVPEMDKYLRVEATVDDGTRAMLLKEAIAKIKENTCMLACRQLEKIRCLHSECERNMHRLDATEVFLKRGREADDAWENLVAGPSSRIVRQFLYNEDRMATIVQQEVVAAAGLGSPVPSAAVATLTR